A stretch of the Panicum virgatum strain AP13 chromosome 9N, P.virgatum_v5, whole genome shotgun sequence genome encodes the following:
- the LOC120687347 gene encoding uncharacterized protein LOC120687347 isoform X1, with protein sequence MHMHKMMMPMTMFELLLMNTIHIARHQKKNGHLMQGVDQEKGQVQMKVVKKGRGTLKGLSAAIKRIKSGSQKLKIDFSSSLGGPIGPNYRAFVDEVVLFTRKRAPLIGVKVWKDIDENVKNSIALDVMNRWEVENTEDGKEKIWAAAKEQYKGWRSTFSATYKAYDSYDERMKNKPDDLDLVEWHYLILYFGSEAFQKVSNRNTNNREQKRTNHCTGSKPFSKLSDEQRDPGTGEEPTDVDLWRITHVRNGVWSDEASQAVYENAVVKIAEKCEEKDTIISNSEENIIFQATYKESTGCKTSTVHGHGYMSTRPTERASMKDQLEEQARATVAANQKNQELQEHIEKLNDKLENQEAESERKLEEKLQQFKEEESRKIQALRDEFMAALQENTQTTLAQPAPNNSNIQHEATPPIDKRAATTPDSNATEAASVQTTPKSASIPEAAKQVEIHATKIPSSKAKRSLSQTNKNYISSHNLMNAAVKRIRTRSQQDI encoded by the exons ATGCATATGCACAAGATGATGATGCCAATGACAATGTTCGAGTTGCTGCTGATGAACACCATACACATAGCCCGTCACCAAAAAAAGAATGGCCATCTCATGCAAGGCGTAGATCAAGAAAAGGGACAG GTGCAAATGAAGGTTGTAAAAAAAGGGCGTGGTACCCTCAAGGGTTTATCAGCAGCCATAAAGAGAATAAAGAGTGGCTCCCAGAAACTAAAAATTGATTTTTCATCAAGCCTGGGAGGCCCCATAGGGCCTAACTATCGTGCATTTGTGGATGAAGTAGTGCTATTTACGAGAAAAAGGGCTCCGCTTATTGGAGTGAAAGTTTGGAAAGACATAGATGaaaatgtgaaaaattctaTAGCACTCGATGTAATG AATCGGTGGGAGGTTGAAAACACTGAGGATGGTAAAGAAAAAATATGGGCTGCGGCCAAGGAGCAGTACAAAGGATGGCGCTCAACATTCAGTGCGACTTACAAGGCATACGACAGTTATGATGAAAGAATGAAGAACAAGCCTGACGACTTGGACCTTGTTGAGTGGCATTATTTGATCCTGTATTTTGGAAGTGAAGCTTTCCAG AAGGTAAGCAACAGGAACACTAACAACCGTGAGCAAAAAAGGACCAATCATTGCACAGGATCCAAACCATTCTCCAAACTTAGCGATGAGCAG AGAGATCCCGGAACAGGTGAAGAACCAACTGATGTTGACCTTTGGAGGATTACACACGTGAGGAATGGAGTATGGTCTGATGAAGCTTCTCAGGCTGTCTAT GAGAATGCAGTCGTCAAAATTGCAGAAAAGTGTGAAGAAAAAGACACTATTATATCAAATTCAGAAGAAAATATTATTTTCCAAGCAACCTACAAGGAAAGCACAGGATGCAAAACATCCACTGTTCATGGTCATGGGTACATGTCTACACGTCCAACAGAGAGGGCATCAATGAAGGATCAACTCGAAGAACAAGCCCGTGCTACAGTTGCAGCCAACCAGAAAAATCAAGAGCTACAAGAACATATTGAGAAGCTAAATGACAAACTTGAAAACCAAGAAGCTGAGAGTGAAAGGAAATTAGAAGAAAAGTTGCAGCAGTTCAAAGAGGAAGAGAGTAGGAAAATCCAAGCACTTAGGGATGAATTCATGGCAGCACTTCAAGAAAATACACAAACCACGTTAGCTCAG CCTGCACCAAATAACTCAAACATCCAACATGAAGCTACACCACCTATTGACAAAAGAGCTGCCACTACTCCAGATTCTAATGCAACTGAAGCTGCATCAGTTCAG ACTACACCAAAAAGTGCATCCATCCCAGAGGCAGCAAAGCAAGTGGAGATACATGCAACGAAAATACCATCCTCTAAGGCCAAGAGAAGTCTTTCTCAAACCAACAAGAATTATATTAGTTCACATAACTTGATGAATGCTGCTGTGAAACGTATACGGACTAGAAGCCAGCAG GATATTTGA
- the LOC120687347 gene encoding uncharacterized protein LOC120687347 isoform X2: MHMHKMMMPMTMFELLLMNTIHIARHQKKNGHLMQGVDQEKGQVQMKVVKKGRGTLKGLSAAIKRIKSGSQKLKIDFSSSLGGPIGPNYRAFVDEVVLFTRKRAPLIGVKVWKDIDENVKNSIALDVMNRWEVENTEDGKEKIWAAAKEQYKGWRSTFSATYKAYDSYDERMKNKPDDLDLKVSNRNTNNREQKRTNHCTGSKPFSKLSDEQRDPGTGEEPTDVDLWRITHVRNGVWSDEASQAVYENAVVKIAEKCEEKDTIISNSEENIIFQATYKESTGCKTSTVHGHGYMSTRPTERASMKDQLEEQARATVAANQKNQELQEHIEKLNDKLENQEAESERKLEEKLQQFKEEESRKIQALRDEFMAALQENTQTTLAQPAPNNSNIQHEATPPIDKRAATTPDSNATEAASVQTTPKSASIPEAAKQVEIHATKIPSSKAKRSLSQTNKNYISSHNLMNAAVKRIRTRSQQDI; the protein is encoded by the exons ATGCATATGCACAAGATGATGATGCCAATGACAATGTTCGAGTTGCTGCTGATGAACACCATACACATAGCCCGTCACCAAAAAAAGAATGGCCATCTCATGCAAGGCGTAGATCAAGAAAAGGGACAG GTGCAAATGAAGGTTGTAAAAAAAGGGCGTGGTACCCTCAAGGGTTTATCAGCAGCCATAAAGAGAATAAAGAGTGGCTCCCAGAAACTAAAAATTGATTTTTCATCAAGCCTGGGAGGCCCCATAGGGCCTAACTATCGTGCATTTGTGGATGAAGTAGTGCTATTTACGAGAAAAAGGGCTCCGCTTATTGGAGTGAAAGTTTGGAAAGACATAGATGaaaatgtgaaaaattctaTAGCACTCGATGTAATG AATCGGTGGGAGGTTGAAAACACTGAGGATGGTAAAGAAAAAATATGGGCTGCGGCCAAGGAGCAGTACAAAGGATGGCGCTCAACATTCAGTGCGACTTACAAGGCATACGACAGTTATGATGAAAGAATGAAGAACAAGCCTGACGACTTGGACCTT AAGGTAAGCAACAGGAACACTAACAACCGTGAGCAAAAAAGGACCAATCATTGCACAGGATCCAAACCATTCTCCAAACTTAGCGATGAGCAG AGAGATCCCGGAACAGGTGAAGAACCAACTGATGTTGACCTTTGGAGGATTACACACGTGAGGAATGGAGTATGGTCTGATGAAGCTTCTCAGGCTGTCTAT GAGAATGCAGTCGTCAAAATTGCAGAAAAGTGTGAAGAAAAAGACACTATTATATCAAATTCAGAAGAAAATATTATTTTCCAAGCAACCTACAAGGAAAGCACAGGATGCAAAACATCCACTGTTCATGGTCATGGGTACATGTCTACACGTCCAACAGAGAGGGCATCAATGAAGGATCAACTCGAAGAACAAGCCCGTGCTACAGTTGCAGCCAACCAGAAAAATCAAGAGCTACAAGAACATATTGAGAAGCTAAATGACAAACTTGAAAACCAAGAAGCTGAGAGTGAAAGGAAATTAGAAGAAAAGTTGCAGCAGTTCAAAGAGGAAGAGAGTAGGAAAATCCAAGCACTTAGGGATGAATTCATGGCAGCACTTCAAGAAAATACACAAACCACGTTAGCTCAG CCTGCACCAAATAACTCAAACATCCAACATGAAGCTACACCACCTATTGACAAAAGAGCTGCCACTACTCCAGATTCTAATGCAACTGAAGCTGCATCAGTTCAG ACTACACCAAAAAGTGCATCCATCCCAGAGGCAGCAAAGCAAGTGGAGATACATGCAACGAAAATACCATCCTCTAAGGCCAAGAGAAGTCTTTCTCAAACCAACAAGAATTATATTAGTTCACATAACTTGATGAATGCTGCTGTGAAACGTATACGGACTAGAAGCCAGCAG GATATTTGA
- the LOC120692771 gene encoding uncharacterized protein LOC120692771 codes for MATRASNTVGDHGDPTDGDAGNQGIKKPHRRPAHPQGLTDDHELQFQSTETSRAPTDGNDGDQRIKKLQRRPAVPQGLTDDNELPFQPIEPSRCATSLIMKSI; via the exons ATGGCGACTCGTGCCTCCAACACTGTTGGCGACCACGGAGATCCTACTGATGGAGACGCCGGCAACCAAGGGATCAAGAAACCACATCGGCGCCCTGCTCATCCCCAAGGTCTCACTGATGACCACGAGTTACAGTTTCAATCTACTGAAACCAGCAG AGCCCCAACTGATGGAAACGACGGCGACCAAAGGATCAAGAAGCTCCAACGTCGTCCTGCTGTACCCCAAGGGCTCACTGATGACAACGAGCTACCATTTCAACCTATTGAACCAAGCAGGTGCGCTACATCCCTGATAATGAAGTCTATCTGA